Within the Oreochromis niloticus isolate F11D_XX linkage group LG14, O_niloticus_UMD_NMBU, whole genome shotgun sequence genome, the region ATCCAAAGAGAAGTCACAACTAAAAAAgccacaaaaagaaaacagttgtTTACGAATATAACCAGCCAGCCACAAAAGAGAATATGAATATGGCAAAAAGTATAGATTGAGTGTGCTGGCATGAATAGTTGCATTGAAGTAGCTCATTAAGGTTATCCCTGTCAAACTCTTTACTATGAAACTATGCAAGCAGAGGAAACAGAGAGTAGTTTGAAAGCCTGAAGCTGTCTCCTCGTGCAGAACATCACAGTACAGCAATAATGAAGTCAGGATTACTGAGGTCCACTGAAGCACAGCGTCCTCCCacctgcctgtttttttttccttctccctcCTCATAAATAACCGTCCATTCATTGGATTAGactgcctctccctctctcgctccctctcagCCTGACATGTGGCTCTTCACTGGCGCCCAGTAACAGGCACTCTGAGCCAACTCTGTTACAATCACAGCCTGGATTTGCACTCGTTGTAAACAACATTGTTTGAGAGGCCAGCATGTTTGTGTATGGGTCAGCATGAGATGATAATTGCTCCTGCTAGCTCCTACAGATGGAGGGTTTGTGAATAATCAGATGACATTTACCATGCATAGTTACCTTAACATATAAAGCTATCattcaaattaatttaaaggattTTTAAAGATTATGCTGCCCTGCAGTAAGTAGAATTTACACTGATTCCAGTTTAACCAGCTACAACATAAACAGTTTAGACGCTATTAAATAAGTCAAAGTGATACAGTAGGAGAACATATATTAATACAAAGAAAGAGCATTCTATTTAGTTTGTCGATAATACAGCACTGTGCAAGTGTTTTGAGCCACTCTTCACctctttacattttactttaAGCAGCCAGACGTTTGCTTTTTCAATTACTTTTAGTCCAATTCTTTTACCTGGCCTAAGGATTATTTTCTTCTTCGTTTTCTTTTAAGCCACTTAATGAATCAATCAAGTGTAAACAAGGGATAAAGCACAGTTGTGTATACACATAACATACAAAATAGCAAGGAACCAATTTTAAAGTGCATCTTTAAGTACTTAGGTACTAACTTTAGGTTACTAGccagtcacaaaaacacatattttgTTCCCATATTTTTAGGCGAAGCtataaaaatgccaaaaattaCACAGTCTGTCtggcataaaataatatttttgcaccaaTAAGGTAATCCCTACAGCAATTAGCtggacaaacaaaaacaatcaaaagcagatgaacagtatctgaaagtcatatctttaagaaataagaaaaaaacatccagaaaagacctgacacaggacctgagagatacaTCTGACCCTTCAGCTggtccatctactgttcactgaagtctCATCAGAAATGAGTCTCAGGGAAAGGGTGCCTGTTAATACTTAGCcaaaaatttgacatttttggctAAGTATCTACAGAAGGAGGCAGCAGAGAGGTACAACTGTGAGTTTCTAGAGTAATCTTATTGaggttattattgttattgtgggatcatcttgatagGGAACTCAACAGGTCGCCAACATtcaagagctttgaatgtccacaaagaagcctggagaactatccCTGAAGActaattaaagaaattaaaagataTCAAATATTGACTGCCAagctttttcaaaataaatcgCAGCAAAAATTTCTGGCACCACCTCACCTACTTCCAAGGTGAATGGAGAGGATGAAAGAATTCACaatgcaggaactccagcaacacttgagggaagatgaacatctttaataattgaccaacgcgtttcggcttgtggccttcatcagggtcatctACAGGGTCATCTACATGATGACCCAACgccgaaacgcgttggtcaattattaaagttgttcatcttccctcaagtgttgctggaatTCCTGCATTGTGAAGCTTTTTCAAGATTAAAAAATTCAAGACTTGGAGATTTTTATGATTAATTTTCATGTACACAACATACAGGAAAATCAAAATactgtctctctctcagttTACTGTAGAGAAGATTTAAGAAAGATGAAGGACACTCTAGGGAACAGAGAACTTTAAACCTATGTGCAGTGCAGTAGTGcatgatataaataaaataaatatatccaCTCGTGACTAGGACAGCATTGCAaatgatcaacaacagcctgtATGACGGTGGTGCAGATGGTTGCAGTAGAATTAGAATTGTACTGTTTTGCCTTATATTCTGCACTTTTATGTTTGGACATATTTTAAGAAATCACTGATTTCCCCTTCTCTTAGCAAAATATAGAGAAATGGTACTTTTCCACATTACGGCATGTACCGGTATATACTTGTGTCTTAATGCAAAATCTTTACAGTGCCATACTGTCGCATAGATAATACTTCTTAATGCTTCTTCCAACTCTGTTCAGCTATTATTAAATGTTATCACGCCCCACTCCCTCTCTTTTATGTAAACACGTGTCTTTTGAGTTCCTACCAGTGTAACTTGCCACCTACTGTAGACAGTGAGCCTGACAGGAATGCTCTTCATGTTGCTGATGGGGTTCTCCACTGTGCAGGTGTAAATGTCATCGTCTGACATCAGAACCCGTGAGATGGTCAGCACCTTTTGGTCATGCGAAAGCAGCAGACGCGAGTCATTCGTCAGCACTTTGCCTCCCTTCAGCCAACTGTAGACGGGCTTTGTGCCATTATCGTGGGAACAGTGGAGGTTGAAGTGCTCGCTGTACTCCAGGACAGAAGAGGCCATCATCTGGATGTAAGGCTTGGATATAGGAACTGAGAAGAAGGACAGGGCAGAAGATACAGAGCAGAATGAGATTGAAATGACACTCTCTGGACAGGAAATTTAATTTTCAACCTGTATTAAATTTTTATAGGTCCTAACTCATGTTCCAGTGCTCTGCACTTGTTGCTCAGATGTTTTGAAACACGAGTAAACTCGGCTCTATAAACGAGTAATTCTGCTTACCGTCCACTGTGAGCTGAATGTAGTGCTCTCCAGTGAAGGTGTCATCTGTGATGGAGATTTCCACTTCGTACACCCCTTCATCCGACAGCTGCAGGTTGTGAAGCAGCAGCGAGCCATTCTCAAACACCAGGATGCGGTTGCGATACTCGGGCCTCAGGTTCCCAATGATGTCCGTCCCTATGGACTGCACGACAGTGATCGGTTTCACTTTGTCCTTCTTTAGCTGCCACTTAACAACAGGCttgtctgtgctgctgctcgAGTAGCTGACTGACAAAAGGGCTTCTTTGCCGACCGTTCCCCTCACCACCTGGGTTTGGCTGGTGACATTCACTCCTGACACCACAcctgttaaaaaaaagggggaaagacACAATGGTGAGGTCTTAAACTGATGAGCAAATATAGAGGTGTGTAAAGACAGTGTGAGGCAGTCTCCATTTCAAAGGGCGCCTATTTTAAAGCTATATAATGCTTTGCCAGTGATTGGAAATACATGTGGAAATTATGCAAAACAAgctaacaaatgaaaaaaatgcactAAATGATGCTACTGAGCAAATGCAAATAGTCACATGCAATACACAGTTACAGTGCAACACAGGTATTTTACTCAAATGTTTCCTTTGATTCATTTTGAATCTTTATCTTTATCCCTGTTCGGTTCATTTATATCGCTAGaaataaatgatgaaaaaaatgacaaaccaAAAAGATGTGGGCTGAAGCTACAGCTTTTATAACACCtacaataactaaataaataatgatgcaAGGAATTATTTCCGacaaaagaagaacaagaaagaaaatataGACCATTCATGTCAAATGTAGCTACAGATGAATGCTTCCTATCTAGAGCAGGGATGTGAAACTTATTCTCCACTGTGGGCCACATACACCATCACTTTGTTCTCAAGTCAGATGGACCAGCAAAACTCCTcattctgtcagtgtaaagaagatttaactacacatttaatccataagatattttaatataataaaaagaaGTGCAGTTTAACCAGCACAGCTCTTTTTCCACATTATGTAGAAATGCTTTTGTAGTAAAAGAAAGATATCTGTCAGATTTGAGGCTTGAAGCAAGTCATAAATGttcaaaatgacagaaaaagtaACAGCAGCTCATTGCCCAGACTACCCTGGAAGTATAAAACAGAAAGATTTTATTaattcatataaaatatttctgcttcttcctcttttttttcgtATTGTAAAAAATCctgtgtaaaaatgtttttacacaCTTTGTTACTTATTTACCTTGGGAAAGGTCTTTATCAGTACCTAAAGCTGTAAAACCTATTAAATTACAGCTAAAAGTCCCAAATCTatgccctccttcacattttccaaagctgttCAAGCCTTTGCTGGGCTTAATCTGGCCCCCGGGCTTTATGTTTAACACCTCCTCTCTAGAGCATCTTCATACTAAACATTTATCACAATCTTGAGTAAATATATGAATTCcctacatgtttttaaacagtttCAGTATGCTACATATTTTAATTTGATCAGGACTACAGTTCCAAAGATGAACccaacagatacacaacaaCACCTCACATTGATCCTAACCCTGGGTTTCTCAAAAATAGAATTTCCTCTTAATCTGGATTTATTATCCCCGTTTTGAAATAGCTTCTGGACAACAAATGGCAGTTGACCATCTCTGCACATAATTTGAATTTCAGTATATTTtgtatagtatatttgctgtcATGATTTTGATGCTGTGCAGCAGGGAGTGCCATGTAGCAATGTCCACTTTGCCAGAAATCAAACCAAGAACTCACAGCTGTTGGCAATTGCGCCTCTGCGGTATGCTCCAAAGCTGCTCTCCTACTGGATCACCCTGATATTTTATACATATGTATTTGAGTTAAAATTTTACCTGCAAATGTACAAAATCCGCCTAATATTGTAAAACCTGCAGTTCTTAAAGTGAAGTAGTTTAAAGTGTCTAAGCGCATCTATTTGTACTGGGAACTTTTGTGATCACTGCAGTCGTGTTACGCCGCTAGAATAGAAGAGGAGATTGTAAGTATTTAAATGCATTTGACCTAAATGTGCAGAGGCCGCCTTGAAATAGAGATAGTAAGTGCTTTTCTCTCGAGTGTCGAATCCTTTTATACTCTTTTATGAGAAAAATAATCGCTTTTACATGACTGATGACTTATATGTGGGCAATAAATCCTTTAATAACATttctgatgggtttttttttttaaaaaaccttcgcttttctttttcttctctctcttaaCGATAAAAAAGTTGCCACGTTTTAGTTTTACTGAATACACCCATGCTGGTTTTACTTTGGCTCATGTCTTCAGTGTTCATGTCTTGATCACTACCCTGTTTCTGTGAACCCCACCCTCCTTCTCAAGAATTCCTCATAACCTCCTGGAGTGAACAAGTAATACACTAATTTTGATTTGTGCACCCCAGCTATCCTCCATCTCCCACAGGGACATTGGAATAAGGTAATATAGCGTGAGccacatttcagcttttttaagAAGCCCTGTCTtggaaaccaaacacagcaaagcCATTATGTCCACAGTGGAGTTCCTGTAAATCAGCTGTAGCTGGACACATGCAGGTCTGAACAGTGGCTTCGGGCCCGTGAGGGGCATCCTACTGTTCTGGCTCAGTGATGGAGAGATCAACctatgagagagacagagaagagagaggggaaaagagggagagagagagagcggccATTCTTGCAGAGAGGCAGTTAGCAAGGCATCGCCTCATTGCCGTGGTAACCATTTGGTCTGCCTGACAGGGGTTGCCAAGGCAATAAGACAAAGGGCATGATTGTTGAGACTAGTTTCCTCCCTTGAAAGGAGTGAGAGAGGGTTAGAGAGAGAAATTCTTTGTCACTGGTGAAGTTGGAGATGGACACAGGATTCAGTGATTCCACCAAACTCGCCTGCTTTGGGTAAACTGGTACAGCTGAGAAATCAATCTAAACCTTTTAAAACCAAACTGTAAACTTGTGACACTTGGTCATCATTTCCTCATCTGAAACTACCCACACACGCAGAAGAAGGCCCTGCCCAGTTCAACAGCTCTCCACAAAACTCTTTATCATCACACTTAACCTAGACATCCCCTCCTTGCACGCCTTCAATGGCCTCTCCATGCTCCTTTGAGCTTTAAATGGGAGCCCAATAACGAGCACCACCCTAGAACAAATCCATTGTGCTGCCAACCTCACAAAGTGCAaggacaaaaataaaagcatcggCGTCTAAATTAACTGGGATTAACTTTGCTTCAAAAAGAGTCGGGGTGAAAGACTTGGATCTGGGTTTTAAAGGCTACTAAATAATAGAAATCTGAAATAAAGATGTGAACTAAATGATAATTATTGTGAATTGGCACACTCAGGCTGTTATTTGCATTCATTTTACTATTTACATTCCCTCAGCACAGCAGCCTGCAGGACATTCttactctctttttttctgttaatagTCAAACAAAGACTTGGACTTACCTGAAAGGACAAAGACGAGGAGGCCAAGGAGCTTCAGCAGAGGAGGAATGTCAGCGAAACTGCCGTCTCTAGAGGAGGGTTTCCTCTCCACCTTCATCTTGTGTCCTGGGCAGAGTCTTTCTTCCACTTAGTGAGCATGG harbors:
- the hepacama gene encoding hepatic and glial cell adhesion molecule a: MKVERKPSSRDGSFADIPPLLKLLGLLVFVLSGVVSGVNVTSQTQVVRGTVGKEALLSVSYSSSSTDKPVVKWQLKKDKVKPITVVQSIGTDIIGNLRPEYRNRILVFENGSLLLHNLQLSDEGVYEVEISITDDTFTGEHYIQLTVDVPISKPYIQMMASSVLEYSEHFNLHCSHDNGTKPVYSWLKGGKVLTNDSRLLLSHDQKVLTISRVLMSDDDIYTCTVENPISNMKSIPVRLTVYRRSSLYIILSTGGIFLLITLVTVCACWKPSKKKHRPVPQRAPVYVEQSENGHDVDVVPKPSTLGRRSPMPLYVLNEDESLERLEECSGNAMSQSETSLPATYASVPLPSSHRTDRPIWSTPRRYPRSSSPLAQPLPQPLPGSSLRPVRSPAHSPGSSPRSFSPVRKVRPPVGIPTGHLPVEVECADTSDQTHTPPQH